In Bacillota bacterium, a single genomic region encodes these proteins:
- a CDS encoding DUF362 domain-containing protein, which produces MLDNELLVMYGDRPKTLIKTMLDKTEFLKEVPKNNLIGIKPNLVLAKPSASGATTDPELVSVLIEFLQERNYNNIKILESSWVGDKTSRAFRICGYQQLAQRYNIQLVDLKKDEYVRFAFDDFNLKVCKIVTEVDYLINVPVLKAHCQTKLTCALKNLKGCIPDSEKRRFHTQGLHKPIAYLNKAIKTNLVIVDGIIGDLTFEEGGNPVQMNRVIIGKDPVLVDSYACELLGYNRSDIEYISLAEKMGVGKGDLAQARVYELNKDSKHNQKLEPTEKVQQLARWIEEDNACSACYGSLIHALERLREKGKLDKLIKQIAIGQGYKNKPVETIGIGTCTQNAIHHVPGCPPKASDVVKELENILGE; this is translated from the coding sequence ATTTTAGATAATGAATTACTGGTGATGTACGGTGACAGGCCCAAAACCCTGATTAAAACCATGCTAGATAAGACGGAGTTTTTAAAAGAGGTCCCTAAAAACAATCTCATTGGAATCAAACCCAATTTAGTACTGGCCAAGCCCTCAGCATCAGGTGCAACCACCGACCCCGAACTGGTTTCCGTTCTAATAGAATTTTTGCAAGAAAGGAATTATAACAATATTAAAATACTCGAAAGTTCCTGGGTTGGCGACAAGACCTCGCGGGCCTTCCGAATATGCGGCTATCAACAATTAGCACAACGGTATAACATACAGCTGGTGGACCTGAAAAAAGATGAGTATGTTCGCTTTGCATTTGATGATTTCAATTTAAAAGTATGTAAGATTGTAACAGAAGTAGACTACCTGATAAACGTGCCTGTATTAAAGGCCCACTGCCAAACCAAACTTACATGTGCTTTAAAAAACCTTAAGGGATGCATTCCGGACAGTGAAAAACGCAGGTTTCATACCCAGGGATTACACAAACCCATAGCCTACTTGAACAAAGCCATCAAGACTAATCTAGTGATAGTGGACGGAATTATTGGAGACCTTACCTTTGAGGAAGGCGGTAACCCCGTGCAAATGAACAGGGTCATTATCGGAAAGGATCCAGTGCTAGTGGATTCTTATGCCTGTGAACTTCTTGGCTATAACCGGTCAGATATTGAATACATTTCTCTAGCAGAAAAAATGGGGGTGGGCAAAGGGGATTTAGCCCAGGCCAGAGTATATGAATTAAACAAAGACAGCAAGCATAACCAAAAGTTGGAGCCAACTGAAAAAGTGCAGCAATTAGCCCGGTGGATAGAAGAAGATAATGCATGCTCAGCCTGTTACGGAAGCCTCATTCATGCCTTAGAGAGGCTGCGGGAAAAAGGTAAGCTGGACAAGTTAATAAAGCAAATTGCCATTGGACAAGGCTATAAAAACAAGCCTGTGGAGACTATCGGCATAGGCACTTGCACTCAAAACGCCATACACCATGTTCCCGGCTGCCCGCCCAAGGCC